One genomic window of Polyangiaceae bacterium includes the following:
- a CDS encoding type II toxin-antitoxin system RelE/ParE family toxin, whose protein sequence is MIRWTERAVADLITIGDYIAHDNPDAARSWVERLRERANAASKLPSAGRIVPEIGRDDIREVLVRTYRIVYRVIPDEIVVLTVFEGHKLLDLDPDE, encoded by the coding sequence ATGATTCGGTGGACGGAACGGGCTGTCGCGGATCTGATCACAATTGGCGACTACATCGCGCACGACAACCCAGACGCCGCACGCTCTTGGGTCGAGCGGCTCCGCGAGCGGGCCAACGCTGCAAGTAAATTGCCTAGCGCCGGGCGTATCGTTCCGGAGATCGGTAGGGACGACATCCGCGAGGTCTTGGTGCGCACCTATCGAATCGTATATCGGGTGATTCCCGACGAAATCGTGGTGCTCACCGTTTTTGAAGGACACAAGCTGCTGGACCTGGATCCGGACGAGTAG
- a CDS encoding type II toxin-antitoxin system Phd/YefM family antitoxin, translating into MYRPKNGPEALQVAEDILPIGELKAHLSEQIRALRGRRRPLVVTQNGKAAAVLLSPEEFDRLTAQARFVAAVQEGLEDQAAGRVVSDDELTGLLDARFGAVKPR; encoded by the coding sequence GTGTACCGGCCCAAAAATGGCCCAGAAGCGCTTCAGGTAGCTGAGGACATTCTCCCCATCGGCGAACTCAAGGCGCACCTTTCTGAGCAGATCCGAGCGCTGAGAGGGCGTCGTCGACCGCTCGTGGTGACCCAAAACGGGAAGGCAGCGGCGGTACTGCTATCGCCGGAAGAGTTCGACCGCCTCACCGCGCAGGCTCGCTTCGTAGCCGCCGTCCAGGAGGGCCTGGAAGATCAGGCAGCCGGGCGAGTCGTCAGCGACGACGAACTGACCGGTCTGCTCGACGCTCGCTTTGGTGCCGTCAAGCCGCGATGA